CCACGAGATGTGGGACGCGTAACAGCTCGCGCAGGTTCCGCGAGTCAAGGCCGTGACCGGCGTTGACGCGGAGGCCCAGTTGATGTGCCTGTTCCGCGGCCGCCACAAGACGTTCGAGTTCTCTCTCTCCTCCGGAGTCCGAGTGAAAACTCTCCGCGAACGCGCCTGTATGCAACTCAATGAATTGGCAGCCCGTCTTCGCAGCAGCCTCAATTTGTGCCCGATCGGGCGCGATAAACAGACTCACATCAATGCCGACCGCGTTCATTTTTTTACGTGTCTCGGCGATTGCGTTTTCATTCGTGAGCACGTCCAGCCCCCCTTCGGTTGTCACTTCCTCCCGTCGTTCCGGCACGAGGCAGACGATGTCAGGTTTCAGTTTCAGCGCGATGGATGCGATTTCAGCCACGGTTGCCATTTCGAGGTTGAGGCGTGTCTTGACGACCTCGCGCAGTTTCCGCACGTCCCGATCCTGGATGTGGCGGCGGTCCTCCCGAAGGTGCGCGGTGATGCCGTGCGCACCCGCTGATTCGCAAATCAACGCGGCTTGGACCGGGTCCGGTTCGCCGTGGCCGCGCCCGCGATACCGAGCCTCTCGCAGCGTGGCGACATGATCAATATTGACGCCCAGCTTGAGCATGGCGGCAAGGGATTACTTACCAGGCGGCCGACCGACCGGCGCGGGAGGGGCGGCCACTGTTCCGCCGGGCGGTGGCGGGGATCGTCTGAAGCGCCGCTCCTGAGGAAGTTCAAAACCAAGTTTCGGAAAGTTCGTGCTTTCCAGCCAGCGCGTCAACGCGACCAATTCGACGCCGGTAAAACCGATGTGTGACTTGCGCGTGAATGACCATTCAGTGGGAGAGTCCGCCCTGATTTCTGTGATCGTATTCCCGAGTTTGGATTCAACCGCCATCAGCCAGGGCAGTCCGGCGGTATTGGTTGTGAATTGCGCCTTGTCTGCGATGATGGAAAACAGCTGGGCCAAGATGCGCCAGCTTGTAAGACGCGCCTGAGTGATTTCCCAATCGTAGTACACCAGGTTGGGCTGGCTGGCGAGCTGGGAGAGCAACTCCGCGGGTGGCGGATTGGTCAGGGGTGCAGGCGGAAATAGTCCCCCCATCACAAAATCAGTCCCATGATAATCCGCGGGGCGCAAATATGGAGTGATGTAGGGTAATCCCTTCCACAACACCTCGTGATTGGTCTGCCACGCGACCTGTGCCAGGCCACGGCTTTGCCAGTTCGTGTCGAACAGCGAGGCAGCCAAGCCACCGGCACGTTCCAGTTTTGCAGCAGCGTCGCTGAGCGGAAAGGCCAGAAAGCTTTGAAAGGCCACATGAGCTTGCGCCCAGAAGAACAACTCGTTCGGCACAGGCGCGAGTTCCAACCGCTGAAGTATCCCGCAGTTTTTCAGCCACGGTGAGATGCCGCGCATGGCCGTGAAACTGATCAGTGGGTCGTTGATGAAGTTCGTCGGAACAAGCCACGGATCGAGCGCGCCGGTAACCGGTTCCGGAAAAACCATCCGCACGTTCGAACGCAGGTTTTCTCCCTGGCCGATGACGGACAGTATCGCTCGCGGCCATTTAACGGCGGCAGACAGGCCCAGCGTCTCTCTCAGACGCGGCAGGTTCATTTCCGTCTGCAGCCAGTAATTGGAAGCTGCGGCGACAGGACGCCCGCCCGTTTTGATCCGTCGCGTTGCTTCATCCAGACTGGAGAGCCGGCCCTGACCGATGCCGAGCGCCAGCCATTGTCCGGCCTCGACGCACCGGATCAAAGCGGGCGCGGCTGTCCGTTTGACCTCCCAGGCAGCGAAGCCCGCGATCGCGTTGGTCGCCGGAGCGCCCAGCTTCCAAACCTGCATCAGTTCGGCGAGGCTATCGCGCCAGGCCTTGATCCGCTCCCTGGGTAACTGCACGAGGAGCGTCCATTCGGCCGTTTTGTCTGCCGGCCCGCTCACCTGCAGGAAGGATTCGTGGTGAATCAGGTCGTCGAGCATCGGTCGCAGCAGGGCCGCGCCGCGTTCATCCTCTTCCTTTGCGATTCGATCGCCAAAAAAACTTCGCGGAGAATGAGCCAGCTTTTGCAGCGTCTGTTGAGCAAACCGTCCAGTGGCGGGGAGATCCCAAAGTTCCTTAAGTTTCGCGGCATTGGTGTTTCCGGCCAGAAACGATGAGCCGACAAAATGACAGCGGACGAGGACGTCCGCTTCTGCCGGCTGGCCTGCTTTTGTGCCGGACACTTTTTCCCGGCAACCCGCGCCGCACGCCAGCGCGGCCACAATAGCAATCAGGGTGACAAATCTCATAGTGGCGGGCACTCATTGCCAGAAAACAGGCGGTTTAGCAAATCGAATAAAACGCAAATAAAGTTCCGATTCAGGTGTTGGCGTGGACTTTGAACTCGACGTCAACACAGTGGCTTTGCTTCCATCGCGGTGTGTCAAGACAGGGATCCTTTTTCAAATACTGGCTGCCGGTTGTTCTTTGGATGGTGCTGATTTTCGCCGGCTCCACGGATCTGCTCTCGTCGCAGCACACCTCGCGAATCATCGGTCCACTGTTGCGATGGTTCTATCCGAACATCTCGAACGACACTATCCGCGCCGTGCAGGCCGTCGTTCGCAAAAGCGGGCACGTCACCGAATACTCCGTCCTTGCTTTGTTGCTCTGGCGCGCCCGGCGCAAACCCGTGCGCGACGATTCACGCC
The window above is part of the Candidatus Angelobacter sp. genome. Proteins encoded here:
- a CDS encoding pyridoxine 5'-phosphate synthase; translation: MLKLGVNIDHVATLREARYRGRGHGEPDPVQAALICESAGAHGITAHLREDRRHIQDRDVRKLREVVKTRLNLEMATVAEIASIALKLKPDIVCLVPERREEVTTEGGLDVLTNENAIAETRKKMNAVGIDVSLFIAPDRAQIEAAAKTGCQFIELHTGAFAESFHSDSGGERELERLVAAAEQAHQLGLRVNAGHGLDSRNLRELLRVPHLVELNIGHSIISRAVMVGLETAIKEFLRVMEAYRG
- a CDS encoding VanZ family protein, yielding MSRQGSFFKYWLPVVLWMVLIFAGSTDLLSSQHTSRIIGPLLRWFYPNISNDTIRAVQAVVRKSGHVTEYSVLALLLWRARRKPVRDDSRPWSRWDAVFAVVGAGIYAATDEFHQLFIPSRGASVWDVLLDTLGAAAGIFLLWWLGHRRKLW